In one window of Lewinella sp. 4G2 DNA:
- a CDS encoding glycosyltransferase codes for MLWLASFPRSGNTFFRNVLHEVYGIESSTFHLDSTRKVDDNFASYRVVKTHLLPGQLPEETQDWPAVYIVRDGRDSLVSIAHHRKDIVAPGTDFYNNLIEATLAQNGSFFGGWSENVRQWTERAAVVIRFQDLIADPIREVEKLRTVIDLPQPDRSKLPTFKSLREGEPAYGGGKGAKFNPANNRKHFRKGKVGGYKEDLTPELYRLLMAVHGPTLQKMGYVDELPPVPEQKTVLVEASKMFTNDNDGIKRYLTGLDYGLAPLLPYFPHLKVALYYGNGVLVRQTDAQRADPVFRNLSRREEILQDRRTMGYEKLLLLIKNAVKSIVPNSLYGALARQYERGPYRKYLAAIKMQARKVGGRLSTSDLTKLVDEADLIHFPLPQHFHELPLGNAKALVTVHDLTHRLFPQYHEEANVAFSERGMQAALAAGAHFLSVSSATDEDLEKEYRVPSDHRHVVLEAADVNLFNPAVKRQDFTRIRSKYGILEGPYLFCLSTIEPRKNLRRMIQAFIAHKDAFPERQDLLVIGGKKGWKTSEIFAGLPLDRPDIVLTGFIEDEHLPALYANARGLLYASLYEGFGLPIAEALACGTPVIYGDNSSQPEVAGQGGIAVDAESVDDIQTAISTLFTDQERHDQLCQEARRQSHRMNWLKTALLTLSAYEDILYSRS; via the coding sequence ATGCTCTGGCTTGCCTCTTTTCCTCGGTCCGGGAACACCTTTTTTCGCAACGTCCTGCACGAAGTGTACGGCATCGAGAGCAGTACTTTCCACCTGGATAGTACCCGCAAGGTGGACGACAACTTCGCCAGCTACCGGGTGGTTAAGACCCACCTCCTGCCCGGTCAATTACCCGAAGAAACCCAGGATTGGCCCGCCGTATATATCGTCCGTGACGGTCGGGACTCCCTCGTATCCATCGCCCACCACCGTAAGGACATCGTGGCGCCGGGCACGGATTTCTACAACAACCTGATCGAGGCTACCCTCGCCCAAAACGGCAGCTTTTTTGGCGGTTGGAGCGAGAACGTACGGCAGTGGACGGAGCGCGCCGCCGTCGTCATCCGTTTTCAGGATTTGATCGCCGACCCGATCCGCGAGGTGGAAAAACTGCGTACCGTAATCGACCTGCCCCAACCGGACCGGTCCAAACTCCCCACCTTCAAAAGCTTGCGGGAGGGTGAACCCGCATACGGGGGTGGCAAGGGTGCTAAGTTCAACCCCGCCAACAACCGCAAACACTTCCGCAAAGGGAAGGTCGGCGGCTACAAAGAGGACCTCACTCCGGAGTTGTACCGCTTGCTGATGGCCGTCCACGGCCCGACTCTCCAAAAAATGGGTTACGTTGATGAGCTCCCCCCTGTGCCGGAACAGAAGACTGTCCTCGTGGAAGCGTCCAAGATGTTCACCAACGATAACGACGGGATAAAGCGGTACCTAACGGGTCTCGACTACGGATTGGCCCCACTCTTGCCCTACTTCCCGCATTTAAAAGTCGCACTGTACTACGGCAACGGCGTCCTCGTCCGCCAGACGGATGCCCAGCGGGCGGATCCGGTCTTCCGCAACCTGAGCCGCCGCGAAGAGATCCTCCAGGACCGCCGGACGATGGGCTACGAGAAGCTGTTGTTGCTCATCAAGAATGCGGTGAAAAGCATCGTCCCGAATAGTCTTTACGGCGCGCTCGCCCGTCAGTACGAACGCGGGCCCTACCGTAAATATCTGGCGGCCATTAAGATGCAAGCCCGCAAAGTCGGCGGTCGCCTCAGCACGTCGGATCTGACAAAGTTGGTTGATGAGGCGGATCTGATCCACTTTCCCCTACCGCAACACTTTCACGAATTACCACTGGGTAATGCCAAAGCTTTGGTCACCGTCCACGACCTGACCCACCGACTATTTCCGCAGTACCACGAGGAAGCCAACGTTGCTTTTTCCGAGCGGGGCATGCAGGCAGCCCTCGCGGCGGGCGCTCACTTCCTGAGTGTTTCCTCCGCCACCGACGAGGACCTTGAGAAAGAATACAGAGTACCGAGCGACCACCGCCACGTCGTCCTGGAAGCCGCCGACGTGAATCTCTTCAACCCGGCGGTAAAGCGGCAGGACTTTACCCGCATTCGCAGCAAGTACGGGATTCTGGAGGGACCTTACCTATTCTGCCTGTCCACCATTGAGCCACGGAAGAATCTGCGGCGGATGATTCAGGCTTTCATCGCCCATAAGGATGCCTTCCCGGAAAGGCAGGACCTTTTAGTAATCGGCGGAAAAAAGGGTTGGAAAACCAGTGAGATCTTCGCCGGGCTGCCGCTGGACCGACCAGACATTGTTCTGACTGGTTTCATTGAAGATGAGCACCTTCCCGCGCTCTACGCAAACGCACGTGGGCTCCTATACGCCAGTCTTTACGAAGGTTTCGGCCTCCCCATCGCGGAAGCGCTTGCCTGCGGCACACCCGTCATTTACGGGGATAATAGTTCCCAGCCGGAGGTGGCCGGCCAGGGAGGAATCGCCGTGGACGCCGAAAGTGTAGACGATATCCAAACGGCCATTTCAACCCTGTTCACGGATCAAGAGCGCCATGATCAACTTTGCCAGGAGGCCCGTCGCCAAAGTCACCGTATGAATTGGCTGAAAACTGCCTTGCTCACCCTCAGTGCCTACGAGGATATCCTTTATTCACGATCATGA
- a CDS encoding sulfotransferase family 2 domain-containing protein: protein MLSKLLQQIRSPRRRKDVQLELISLHIPKTAGTSFRHILKSKYGEQEVIRLDIPAGKRRVRINEKRYRETTIPSGTRVVHGHFYLPELYAKFPETKDLPVITWLRDPVERVISNYFYLQKILRQLLDEEGKGVNLLSKMQRSLIEYARAEVNQNRQSKFLAGKDLEDFAFVAIQEYYGEELVELSKVLGWSGVEEKKVNVTGKDRPEVSIEIREEIARLNAADVALYQRALHLRQRRMSRRRLEIISIHVPKTAGTSFYHALQTAYGKAVSPSYRRRDVKQLAERHGSFANGIDKSDVVLHGHFYYEEIKRLHQPSRVKLITWLRDPVDRVISNYRFFRAGLKNPDRNPEQFAANQHRLEESLLTYAERPENRNVMSKFLTGIQLEELDFVGLQEHYATDLARLAKVTGLPLIAVKKNVSNQGDWDFSFDDEATRAQIAKWNREDLDLYQRALKMRAGE, encoded by the coding sequence ATGTTGTCGAAGCTCCTGCAGCAGATTCGCTCCCCCCGCCGCCGTAAGGACGTTCAGCTCGAGCTGATCTCCCTGCACATTCCGAAGACGGCGGGCACGAGTTTTCGGCACATCCTGAAGAGCAAGTACGGGGAGCAGGAAGTTATCCGCCTGGACATCCCCGCGGGGAAGCGGCGGGTACGCATCAACGAGAAGCGATACCGGGAAACGACGATACCGTCCGGTACCCGCGTCGTCCACGGCCATTTTTACCTGCCGGAACTCTACGCCAAATTCCCGGAGACGAAGGACTTACCCGTCATCACCTGGCTGCGGGATCCCGTTGAACGGGTGATCTCCAACTATTTCTACCTACAGAAGATCCTGCGGCAACTGCTCGACGAGGAAGGGAAGGGCGTTAACCTCCTCAGTAAGATGCAGCGGTCGCTCATCGAGTACGCCCGTGCTGAGGTGAACCAAAATCGTCAGAGTAAATTCCTGGCCGGTAAGGATCTGGAAGACTTTGCTTTCGTGGCCATCCAGGAATATTACGGTGAGGAACTGGTCGAACTGTCGAAAGTCCTGGGATGGTCCGGCGTAGAGGAAAAGAAAGTTAACGTTACGGGTAAGGACCGGCCTGAGGTATCCATCGAAATCAGAGAAGAAATCGCCCGCCTCAACGCTGCCGACGTCGCGCTCTACCAACGTGCATTGCACCTGCGGCAGCGCCGTATGAGTCGAAGACGGCTGGAAATTATCTCCATCCACGTGCCAAAAACCGCGGGCACTTCGTTCTACCACGCCCTACAAACGGCATATGGAAAAGCCGTGAGCCCATCCTACCGCCGGCGGGACGTGAAGCAGTTGGCCGAACGGCACGGGAGTTTTGCCAACGGGATCGACAAGAGTGATGTCGTTCTCCACGGCCACTTTTACTACGAGGAAATTAAGCGCCTGCACCAACCAAGCCGCGTAAAATTGATCACTTGGCTACGCGATCCTGTTGATCGGGTCATCTCCAACTACCGGTTTTTCCGGGCCGGCCTGAAGAATCCCGACCGGAACCCGGAGCAATTTGCGGCCAACCAGCACCGGTTGGAGGAATCGCTGCTCACCTACGCCGAGCGGCCGGAGAATCGTAACGTAATGAGCAAGTTTTTGACCGGTATCCAATTGGAGGAACTGGATTTCGTTGGCTTGCAGGAACACTACGCAACCGACCTCGCCAGGCTAGCAAAGGTGACCGGCCTGCCCCTCATAGCGGTGAAGAAAAACGTCAGCAATCAAGGCGACTGGGACTTCAGTTTCGACGACGAAGCAACGCGCGCCCAAATAGCCAAGTGGAACCGCGAAGACCTCGATCTCTACCAACGCGCGCTCAAAATGCGGGCGGGTGAATAG
- a CDS encoding sulfotransferase family protein translates to MNSFRPDRKNRLQNAWALLKSYRGYRSTIDFSAMDRLLLFTGYPRSGHTLVGALLDAHPQIVIAHQAYALEYFQWGIAKERVLQLLIDNSTRFTNSGREWMGYPYRISGQWQGKHENLQLIGDKSGGITTRKIFERGDFSALNELKERAGLSPVFIHVIRNPFDIITTMTTRSATRRKTLVSEELLDRKIAHFLKHAEGVQRLKESGDYTIIDVYSEDLAYETEATLGQLCDNLGLPASREYLAAAAELVWDKPKQSRGTINLWSADKVDSLMNRIKPFVWFSRYTFND, encoded by the coding sequence GTGAATAGCTTCCGCCCCGACCGAAAAAACCGCCTCCAAAACGCGTGGGCGCTGCTCAAATCTTACCGTGGCTACCGGTCAACTATCGACTTTTCGGCGATGGATCGGCTCCTACTCTTCACCGGCTACCCCCGCAGCGGCCACACCTTGGTCGGTGCCCTGCTCGACGCCCATCCCCAAATCGTGATCGCCCACCAGGCCTACGCGCTGGAGTATTTTCAATGGGGGATCGCGAAGGAAAGAGTACTCCAGCTACTCATCGACAACTCGACCCGCTTCACCAATTCTGGTCGGGAATGGATGGGCTACCCCTACCGTATCTCCGGGCAGTGGCAGGGAAAACACGAAAATCTGCAATTGATTGGCGACAAGAGTGGCGGCATCACCACGCGCAAAATATTTGAGCGCGGAGACTTCAGCGCATTAAACGAGTTGAAGGAACGGGCCGGATTATCGCCGGTCTTCATCCACGTGATCCGCAATCCCTTCGACATCATCACGACCATGACTACACGCTCCGCTACCCGGCGGAAGACGCTGGTTTCGGAGGAATTACTGGACCGGAAAATTGCTCACTTCCTGAAACACGCCGAAGGCGTTCAGCGGCTAAAGGAAAGCGGCGACTATACGATCATTGACGTTTATTCGGAAGACCTCGCCTACGAAACCGAAGCTACTCTCGGTCAACTTTGCGATAATTTAGGCCTGCCCGCAAGCCGGGAATACCTGGCGGCAGCTGCAGAATTAGTGTGGGATAAACCTAAGCAGTCACGGGGTACAATTAACTTATGGTCAGCGGATAAAGTAGATTCACTAATGAATCGTATTAAGCCCTTTGTCTGGTTTTCGCGCTACACTTTCAACGATTGA
- a CDS encoding glycosyltransferase yields the protein MSSSKKPRVLFYRDLRSLNSGSNGGNLKVRDAFDYFRESDLWNPKVCFSPETKWFPERPNLWTDLRDEGIPRLDPQPGDLLFFSGRDWLALPAAERRKPPVPVLNIAQPRHVRPEDGRREFLAHPALRIAKSAHGASILSEHGVNGPLVTIPDAIDLGALPQVPKQKDIDILILGLKQPTFGKQVYEGLSAWNEEMGLGLRLHLQLPPKLPTRNDFLELLARAKVVACIPLELERGGEGFYLPALEAMALQTLVVCPHSVGNLGHCIDGVNCIVPPFTPEGLIRGVKQMWEADSTWQQALRTAGRETAEAHDRPAEKRALLELADQAYDMWSSYPFSLPLPTDETTPQRRKWWQFFNR from the coding sequence ATGAGTAGCAGCAAAAAACCACGCGTGCTCTTCTACCGGGATCTGCGCAGCCTCAACTCCGGTTCCAACGGTGGCAACCTGAAAGTCCGGGATGCCTTTGACTACTTCCGGGAGTCAGATCTTTGGAATCCCAAAGTGTGCTTTTCCCCCGAAACCAAGTGGTTCCCCGAACGGCCAAATCTTTGGACGGATCTGCGTGACGAGGGTATTCCCAGACTCGATCCGCAGCCCGGCGATCTCCTCTTCTTCTCCGGCCGTGATTGGTTGGCACTGCCCGCAGCCGAACGCCGCAAACCGCCCGTCCCCGTTCTGAATATCGCTCAACCCCGCCACGTTCGGCCCGAAGATGGTCGCCGCGAATTCCTCGCTCATCCCGCGTTGCGTATCGCAAAAAGTGCGCACGGAGCCAGTATCCTGAGCGAGCACGGCGTCAATGGTCCGCTCGTCACCATTCCCGATGCCATCGATTTAGGGGCGCTGCCGCAGGTGCCCAAGCAAAAGGATATCGACATCCTCATACTCGGTTTGAAACAGCCAACCTTCGGGAAACAGGTTTACGAAGGATTATCCGCCTGGAATGAGGAAATGGGTTTAGGCCTCCGGCTCCACCTCCAACTCCCTCCTAAACTCCCTACTCGGAATGATTTCCTTGAACTACTGGCCCGCGCCAAAGTGGTGGCCTGCATCCCGCTGGAATTGGAACGCGGCGGCGAAGGATTCTACCTCCCCGCCCTCGAGGCGATGGCGCTGCAAACCCTGGTTGTCTGTCCCCATTCAGTGGGGAACCTCGGCCACTGTATTGACGGGGTGAACTGCATCGTGCCGCCCTTCACGCCGGAAGGGTTGATACGAGGGGTAAAACAAATGTGGGAAGCGGATTCGACGTGGCAGCAGGCCCTGCGCACCGCCGGCCGGGAGACGGCGGAAGCCCACGATCGACCCGCCGAAAAGCGAGCATTGTTGGAATTAGCGGACCAGGCTTACGATATGTGGTCAAGCTATCCTTTCTCGCTACCTTTGCCCACGGACGAGACCACGCCGCAAAGACGTAAGTGGTGGCAATTTTTCAACCGTTAG
- a CDS encoding glycosyltransferase has protein sequence MSDTGNASSAVDLTQASEQFAIVTVCTPPFLPGTVVMLKSFLETNPWFRGDVVILTDKVTEELRAILTEIYPVKFRLIGQRILDNAAIVREAVTDRLILEVRFFAMELFAVSGYRKVLYLDSDLLITRDLTEFWSHPEPVVGVGDGFHYRDKLRTGPDYLPHKLRFWQKRSNYWSGQFNAGVLLIDDTVTTPERYQELVDMINPGNFSNKIRRFHNQKLLNIYFYQKAKLISAKFNYRLGMAEEILQKDGVRFADAHIIHYTAKRKPWMAEQSAERLEAGGDYLTAFEMWQTCWQSLPLSLRERVEAATMPYEPHAPKT, from the coding sequence ATGTCCGATACTGGTAACGCCTCCTCCGCGGTGGATCTCACGCAAGCATCCGAGCAGTTTGCCATCGTGACGGTGTGTACGCCGCCCTTTCTTCCGGGGACGGTCGTGATGCTCAAGTCCTTCCTCGAGACCAACCCCTGGTTCCGGGGCGACGTAGTGATCCTTACTGACAAGGTGACGGAGGAGCTGCGGGCCATTCTCACCGAGATCTATCCCGTCAAGTTTCGCCTGATTGGTCAGCGCATTCTCGATAACGCCGCCATCGTCCGGGAAGCGGTGACGGACAGGTTGATTCTGGAGGTTCGCTTTTTCGCGATGGAGCTCTTCGCCGTATCCGGTTACCGGAAGGTCCTCTACTTGGACAGCGACCTACTGATTACGCGGGACCTGACGGAATTCTGGTCTCACCCCGAACCCGTCGTTGGGGTAGGTGATGGCTTCCATTACCGCGACAAATTGCGGACGGGGCCGGATTACCTTCCCCACAAGTTGCGCTTCTGGCAAAAACGCTCCAATTACTGGAGTGGCCAGTTCAACGCCGGGGTTTTGTTGATCGACGATACGGTCACGACGCCCGAGCGGTACCAGGAGTTGGTCGACATGATCAACCCGGGCAACTTCAGCAATAAGATCCGCCGCTTCCACAACCAGAAGTTGCTGAATATCTACTTCTACCAGAAGGCAAAGCTCATCTCCGCCAAGTTCAATTACCGGCTCGGGATGGCGGAAGAGATCCTGCAAAAGGATGGCGTTCGCTTTGCGGATGCTCACATCATCCACTACACCGCCAAGCGGAAGCCCTGGATGGCCGAGCAATCCGCTGAACGTCTGGAAGCAGGTGGCGACTACCTGACCGCCTTCGAAATGTGGCAAACTTGTTGGCAAAGTCTTCCCCTGAGTCTACGCGAGCGAGTGGAAGCTGCTACGATGCCTTACGAACCCCACGCCCC